One Pseudomonas syringae CC1557 genomic window, TAGGCTTTACCTTCCGGCGACTCGGCGAAGGTCGAGAACTCTTCAAGCTCCGGGTCGGACAGGTCACGGTAGACGTACAACAGTGTGTTGTTCAGGTCGGCGCTGATCTGCGCCATCAGGCGTTCGCGCTGGCCTTCGAGCATGCCCTGCGCCTGACCGCCGCCCAGCAGGCCGGGGATCATCTGGCTCAGGCTGTCGGCCGCAACGCCAGCAATTGCAAGGCTGACTTCGGCGCCGGCTTCTTTGGCTGGGAGCGCCTGGGCAAGATGGCCGATCAGCAACTGACGGGTTGCGTCTGCTTCGATGTGCGGCAGCCCTTGCGCATGTTTGGCCAGTTGATCGGAGCGGGTGGCGGTCAGCTCGGCGTTGACGATTCTACGGCCGAGCGGTGACTGGAAGAATTGCAGCGCAGGGGCAGGGTCCTTGAGGCTTTCGCGAAGACGCTTTGCGGCGCGCTGATCCATGGCCTGGGGGGCGAAGCGCTGATTGCTGTTACTGACCAGCGCCTGATAAACCGCAGGCGGCAGGTTGCTGCTGTAGCGTTGCTGGGCAGCCTTGAGGGCATCGTTGAAATGCGCGCGTTGTTCCGGCCAGCCTGC contains:
- a CDS encoding DUF2059 domain-containing protein produces the protein MRRLFVLLLMLCTMPAWADGYDQLYKAAGWPEQRAHFNDALKAAQQRYSSNLPPAVYQALVSNSNQRFAPQAMDQRAAKRLRESLKDPAPALQFFQSPLGRRIVNAELTATRSDQLAKHAQGLPHIEADATRQLLIGHLAQALPAKEAGAEVSLAIAGVAADSLSQMIPGLLGGGQAQGMLEGQRERLMAQISADLNNTLLYVYRDLSDPELEEFSTFAESPEGKAYYQAALAAIRAGLAVGQSASSLNPGQ